In Gossypium hirsutum isolate 1008001.06 chromosome D06, Gossypium_hirsutum_v2.1, whole genome shotgun sequence, one genomic interval encodes:
- the LOC107901220 gene encoding multiprotein-bridging factor 1c, which translates to MPTRFGGAVTQDWEPVVLHKSKPKAQDLRDPKAVNQALRSGAPVQTIKKFDAGSNKKTAGPVVNARKLDEGTEPAALDRVPTDVRQTIQKARLEKKLSQAELAKLINEQLKVVQEYENVKAVPNQAVLAKMERVLGVKLRGKSGK; encoded by the coding sequence ATGCCGACCCGATTTGGTGGAGCCGTGACTCAGGACTGGGAGCCCGTTGTGCTTCACAAGTCTAAACCCAAGGCTCAGGACCTACGCGATCCCAAGGCCGTGAACCAAGCGCTGCGGTCGGGTGCACCGGTTCAGACCATCAAGAAATTCGATGCTGGATCGAACAAGAAAACGGCGGGACCAGTGGTGAACGCTAGGAAGCTTGACGAAGGGACGGAACCGGCAGCTTTAGACCGGGTTCCTACGGATGTTAGGCAAACCATACAAAAGGCCCGGCTGGAGAAGAAGTTGAGTCAGGCTGAGCTAGCTAAGCTGATAAACGAGCAGCTCAAGGTGGTTCAAGAGTACGAAAACGTTAAGGCAGTGCCTAACCAAGCTGTGTTGGCCAAGATGGAAAGGGTTCTCGGCGTGAAATTGAGAGGCAAGTCAGGGAAATGA
- the LOC107901217 gene encoding uncharacterized protein, producing the protein MARRTTQVLDSIYLMNTVEIFRESIRVILLHPTHFHSISVFLFSPLPVSLFLSHFLLHHFPQIPSSAITITDNLFIYGLPNFPSKTLVHIIVCTPSSITFSLLGRAATIQAVSDSYNGIHLDGRRLFMRSGLAWIKLLHTRSWELLVILGLFGAMVVGLAVAPKMLYTFGISSVGMGFWGVVGLLGIPFCVMFAHVMVVGNMANVIAVLESECDGLGSLWKAKKLMEGRRQTGLMMALLSNIGLRVVECVFELRICRGICMWEIPVLISMYSSVLVLETVMNVVLYYACKS; encoded by the coding sequence ATGGCAAGAAGAACAACACAAGTTCTTGACTCCATCTATCTGATGAATACTGTTGAGATTTTTAGAGAATCCATCAGGGTAATCCTTCTTCACCCTACTCATTTCCATTCCATCTCCGTTTTCCTCTTCTCGCCGCTCCCAGTTTCTCTTTTCTTGTCGCATTTTCTCCTTCACCATTTCCCCCAAATACCTTCCTCAGCTATAACAATCACAGATAATTTATTCATATACGGGCTGCCAAATTTCCCGTCCAAAACACTAGTTCACATCATCGTATGCACCCCTTCTTCCATTACGTTCTCTCTTCTTGGAAGAGCAGCCACCATCCAAGCAGTTTCAGATAGTTACAATGGCATACACCTTGATGGAAGAAGGCTATTCATGAGAAGCGGTTTGGCTTGGATTAAGCTTCTCCACACAAGGTCTTGGGAGCTCCTCGTTATACTAGGCCTGTTTGGAGCAATGGTGGTTGGTTTAGCAGTGGCACCAAAGATGCTTTACACATTTGGAATCAGCTCAGTTGGAATGGGGTTTTGGGGTGTTGTGGGGTTGCTAGGGATACCTTTTTGCGTGATGTTCGCACATGTAATGGTGGTGGGGAACATGGCAAACGTGATAGCAGTATTGGAGAGTGAATGTGACGGACTTGGTTCACTATGGAAAGCTAAAAAGCTTATGGAAGGAAGACGACAAACAGGCTTAATGATGGCATTGTTGAGCAACATAGGGTTGAGGGTAGTTGAGTGTGTATTTGAGTTGAGAATATGCAGGGGAATCTGTATGTGGGAAATCCCTGTATTGATATCAATGTATTCTTCGGTTCTTGTTCTTGAAACAGTCATGAATGTTGTATTATATTACGCATGTAAATCTTGA
- the LOC107899973 gene encoding glycine-rich protein 23, producing MASSAVVGYESVGRKVEAEKKKPEWFFDGNPSWRIGGGGCRGGNSFGFGHSFSFGKGVGFTFGFGRPGYVQNNGGGGAFGKHYKENDKGHYYGGGGGGGGGGGGIGGGFGSCAGFGGGGFGGGGCGRAGNKTKMPIASS from the exons ATGGCGAGCTCAGCTG TGGTGGGATATGAGAGTGTTGGTAGGAAGGTAGAGGCGGAGAAGAAGAAGCCAGAATGGTTTTTTGATGGTAACCCCAGTTGGAGAATTGGCGGAGGTGGTTGTAGAGGGGGGAACAGCTTTGGTTTTGGACATTCCTTTAGCTTCGGCAAGGGTGTAGGCTTCACCTTTGGTTTTGGACGTCCTGGTTATGTTCAGAATAATGGTGGTGGTGGTGCCTTTGGAAAGCATTATAAGGAAAATGATAAAGGACACTACTATGGTGGGGGAGGAGGAGGAGGTGGTGGTGGAGGCGGGATAGGAGGAGGTTTTGGGAGCTGTGCTGGTTTCGGTGGAGGAGGATTTGGCGGCGGCGGCTGCGGCCGGGCAGGAAAT AAGACAAAAATGCCGATTGCAAgttcttaa
- the LOC107901218 gene encoding DNA mismatch repair protein MSH7 has translation MQRQKSILSLWQKPSPASQNGAVGEVKGQGASLFPSKQNLNGDVCGSSLEVTGTDTPPEKVPRKVLPVNFASNAEARGSSSLFSSIMHKFVKADDRENGSQRNQAADKSSDVEELPRVELIAKPSEKTNVLNVENDDDLRPETPATRPGVSRFKRIQDYFPTFGDKDNSLLDSSKRIKLLQESIVGNNNHKNDSDVASKFEWLDPSRIRDANGRRPSDPLYDKKTLFIPPDVLKNMSASQKQYWGVKCQYMDIVLFFKVGKFYELYEIDAEIGHKELDWKMTVSGVGKCRQVGIPESGIDDAVQKLVARGYKVGRMEQLETSQQAKARGANSVIQRKLVQVITPSTAVDGNIGPDAVHLLAIKEGNYGVENGSTTYGFAFVDCAALKFWVGSISDDATCSALGALLMQVSPKEVIYEHRGLSREAHKALKKYSFSGTTAVQLSPGFSTDFLDASEVRNMIQSKGYFKGSPNSYFNAFDGVVHHDVAVCALGGLVSHMSRLMLKDILQSGDVLPYHVYQGCLRIDGQTIVNLEIFSNSADGGSSGTLYKYLDNCVTSSGKRLLRNWICHPLKDVDSINKRLDVVEELMSHSEIMLIIGQYLRKLPDLERLLGRVKASIQSSASLALPMIGKKVLKQLVKAFGTLVKGLWSGMDLLRLLQKDADMVSLLSKVFKFPILSGANGLDEFLTQFEAAIESDFPNYQNHDLTDSDAETLSILIELFIEKASQWSQVIHALNCIDVLRSFAVTASFSSGTMARPVVLPQSKTMTSNQGGPILKITGLWHPFALGENGVLPVPNDIFLGEGVNDYTPRALLLTGPNMGGKSTLLRATCLAVMLAQLGSFVPCETCVISLVDTIFTRLGATDRIMTGESTFLVECTETASVLQNATQDSLVLLDELGRGTSTFDGYAIAYAVFRHLVEKVHCRLLFATHYHPLTKEFASHPHVILQHMACSFKVKSEGCSKGEQEPSFLYRLTNGACPESYGLQVAIMAGIPEKVVEAASKAGQVMKISVGESFKSSEQRSEFSTLHEEWLRSLVSVSQVENCNFDDGDYDTVFCLWHELKNSYGASN, from the exons ATGCAGCGCCAAAAATCGATACTCTCGTTATGGCAAAAACCTTCGCCGGCGAGCCAAAACGGCGCTGTCGGTGAGGTAAAAGGTCAAGGAGCTTCTCTGTTTCCTTCTAAACAGAACCTGAATGGCGACGTTTGTGGCTCCTCTTTAGAAGTCACAGGCACTGATACTCCACCGGAGAAGGTGCCTCGTAAGGTTTTACCGGTAAACTTCGCATCGAATGCCGAGGCTAGGGGTTCCTCTTCTCTGTTTTCTAGTATCATGCACAAGTTTGTGAAGGCTGACGACAGAGAAAATGGAAGTCAGAG GAACCAGGCAGCTGACAAATCTTCTGATGTGGAGGAATTGCCTAGAGTTGAGCTAATTGCTAAACCATCTGAAAAGACTAATGTTCTAAACGTCGAGAATGATGATGATCTCAGACCTGAAACACCTGCTACACGACCTGGTGTTTCCCGTTTCAAGCGAATTCAAGATTATTTCCCTACTTTTGGGGATAAGGACAATTCTTTATTAGACTCCAGTAAAAGAATAAAGCTTCTCCAGGAATCTATTGTTGGGAACAATAATCACAAGAATGATAGTGATGTTGCTAGCAAATTTGAGTGGCTTGATCCTTCTCGCATAAGGGATGCTAATGGAAGAAGGCCTAGTGACCCCCTTTACGACAAGAAGACTCTTTTTATACCTCCCGATGTTCTCAAGAATATGTCAGCATCTCAAAAACAATATTGGGGTGTCAAATGTCAATATATGGATATTGTTCTCTTCTTTAAAGTG GGAAAATTCTATGAGCTTTATGAGATAGATGCTGAAATTGGCCACAAGGAGCTTGATTGGAAGATGACAGTAAGCGGAGTAGGCAAATGCCGCCAG GTTGGTATACCAGAAAGTGGAATTGATGATGCTGTTCAAAAGCTAGTTGCTCGCGG ATACAAAGTGGGACGTATGGAGCAGTTAGAGACATCTCAGCAAGCAAAAGCTAGGGGTGCAAATTCT GTCATTCAAAGAAAGTTAGTTCAAGTGATCACCCCATCAACAGCAGTTGATGGTAACATTGGACCTGATGCTGTTCATCTACTTGCTATAAAGGAG GGCAACTATGGAGTTGAGAATGGTTCAACTACATATGGGTTTGCTTTTGTTGATTGTGCTGCTCTAAAATTTTGGGTTGGTTCTATTAGTGATGATGCTACTTGTTCTGCTCTGGGAGCTTTATTGATGCAG GTGTCTCCTAAGGAAGTCATATATGAACATAGAG GGCTGTCCAGAGAAGCTCATAAAGCACTAAAGAAGTACTCATTTAGTG GAACTACAGCAGTTCAACTGAGTCCTGGATTCTCTACTGATTTTCTGGATGCTTCTGAAGTTAGAAATATGATTCAGTCAAAAGGGTACTTTAAGGGGTCGcctaattcatattttaatgctTTTGATGGTGTGGTGCACCATGATGTTGCAGTGTGTGCTCTTGGTGGATTAGTCAGTCATATGTCACGATTGATG CTGAAGGACATTTTACAGAGTGGAGATGTCTTACCCTACCATGTTTATCAAGGTTGCCTCAGAATTGATGGGCAGACAATAGTAAATCTTGAGATTTTCAGTAATAGTGCTGATGGTGGTTCTTCAG GTACATTGTATAAGTATCTTGATAACTGTGTGACATCATCTGGTAAGCGCCTCTTAAGGAACTGGATTTGTCATCCACTGAAAGATGTTGACAGCATTAATAAAAGGCTAGATGTGGTTGAAGAACTCATGTCACATTCAGAAATTATGTTAATCATTGGTCAATATCTTCGCAAACTTCCAGACTTAGAAAGGTTACTTGGACGTGTTAAGGCTAGCATACAATCATCAGCTTCTCTCGCTCTTCCCATGATAGGCAAAAAAGTACTCAAACAACTG GTAAAGGCTTTTGGTACACTTGTCAAAGGTCTCTGGAGTGGAATGGATTTGTTAAGGCTATTACAAAAGGATGCAGATATGGTATCTCTATTATCAAAAGTTTTTAAGTTTCCAATTCTAAGTGGTGCTAATGGGCTTGATGAATTCCTCACTCAATTTGAAGCAGCCATAGAGAGCGACTTCCCAAATTACCAG AACCATGATTTAACAGATTCGGATGCTGAAACACTTTCCATACTGATCGAGTTATTTATTGAAAAAGCTTCTCAATGGTCTCAAGTTATTCATGCCCTAAACTGCATCGATGTACTAAGATCTTTTGCAGTAACTGCAAGTTTTTCATCTGGGACTATGGCAAGGCCTGTTGTATTGCCCCAATCAAAAACCATGACCTCTAATCAAGGAGGACCAATACTTAAAATTACAGGGCTTTGGCATCCATTTGCCCTTGGGGAGAATGGTGTACTGCCTGTCCCAAATGACATTTTCCTTGGTGAAGGTGTAAATGACTATACTCCTCGTGCTTTGCTATTGACTGGACCGAACATGGGTGGAAAGTCAACTCTCTTGCGTGCCACTTGTCTGGCTGTTATGCTGGCCCAG TTGGGAAGTTTTGTGCCCTGTGAGACATGTGTTATCTCACTTGTGGATACAATCTTTACAAGGCTTGGTGCTACTGACCGGATCATGACTGGCGAGA GTACCTTCCTTGTGGAGTGCACTGAAACGGCATCAGTTCTTCAAAATGCCACCCAAGATTCTCTTGTTCTTCTCGATGAGCTGGGTCGAGGAACAAGCACTTTTGATGGATATGCTATTGCATATGCT GTGTTCCGCCATCTTGTTGAAAAGGTTCATTGTCGGCTGTTATTTGCAACACATTACCATCCACTCACAAAGGAATTTGCATCTCATCCACATGTTATACTGCAACACATGGCTTGCTCTTTTAAGGTGAAGTCTGAAGGTTGTTCTAAAGGTGAGCAAGAGCCAAGTTTCCTATATCGGCTTACTAATGGAGCATGCCCGGAGAGTTATGGTTTGCAAGTTGCAATCATGGCTGGGATCCCAGAAAAGGTAGTTGAAGCTGCCTCAAAGGCTGGACAAGTAATGAAAATAAGTGTTGGGGAAAGTTTTAAGTCAAGTGAACAGAGATCAGAGTTCTCAACTCTCCATGAAGAGTGGTTAAGGAGCCTAGTAAGTGTCTCACAGGTTGAAAATTGTAACTTCGATGATGGCGATTATGACACAGTATTTTGCTTGTGGCATGAGCTAAAAAATTCATATGGGGCCAGCAACTAA
- the LOC107901219 gene encoding aldehyde dehydrogenase family 2 member C4: MGSHCESSVKIPPIKFTKLFINGNFVDSISGKTFDTIDPRTGEVITKVSLGDREDVDLAVKAARHAFDYGPWPRMSGSERGRMMMKLADLIEENVEEIAALDAVNGGKLFTLCKAIDIPGAARTLRYYAGAADKIHGTVLKMSKGLQGYTLREPIGVVGSIIPWNFPTTMFFMKAAPALAAGCTLVVKPAEQTPLSALYYAHLAKLAGIPDGVLNVVNGFGETAGAAISAHMDIDKVTFTGSTEVGRKIMAAAAASNLKPVSLELGGKSPLLIFDDADIDQAADIAFRGMFYNKGEICVASSRVYVQEGIYEKLVKKLVEKAKATVVGDPFDPQVNQGPQTDKKQFEKILSYIEHGKREGATLLTGGKHVGQKGYYIEPTIFTDVNEDMIITKEEIFGPVMSLMKFKTMEEAIKRANNTTYGLASGIITKNLNVANTVSRSIRAGVVWINCYTAFDVDCPYGGYKMSGFGRDFGLDALNQYLQIKSVVTPIHDSPWH, from the exons ATGGGCAGTCACTGCGAGTCTTCTGTCAAGATTCCACCGATAAAATTCACCAAGCTCTTTATCAATGGCAACTTTGTGGATTCTATTTCAG GGAAAACGTTTGATACAATTGATCCAAGAACAGGGGAGGTGATAACAAAAGTTTCGCTAGGCGATAGGGAGGATGTTGATTTGGCTGTTAAGGCTGCACGTCATGCTTTCGACTATGGCCCCTGGCCTCGCATGTCCGGCTCT GAGCGAGGAAGGATGATGATGAAGTTGGCAGACTTAATTGAAGAAAATGTAGAAGAAATAGCGGCATTAGATGCCGTAAACGGGGGCAAGCTATTTACTCTTTGCAAGGCCATCGACATCCCAGGAGCAGCAAGGACTCTGCGTTACTATGCGGGTGCAGCCGATAAAATTCATGGAACAGTGTTAAAAATGTCAAAGGGACTTCAAGGCTACACTCTCAGAGAACCTATTGGCGTTGTGGGAAGTATAATCCCTTGGAATTTCCCCACTACCATGTTCTTCATGAAGGCTGCCCCAGCATTAGCAGCTGGCTGCACCTTGGTCGTCAAGCCTGCTGAGCAGACTCCTCTGTCAGCCCTTTATTATGCTCATCTTGCCAAGCTGGCTGGTATCCCTGATGGAGTGCTCAATGTAGTGAATGGATTCGGAGAGACTGCTGGAGCTGCCATTAGTGCTCATATGGACATTGATAAAGTGACTTTCACAGGGTCTACGGAAGTTGGGCGTAAGATAATGGCAGCAGCGGCAGCAAGTAATCTAAAGCCAGTGTCACTGGAGTTGGGAGGCAAATCGCCTCTCTTAATATTTGATGATGCTGATATTGACCAGGCTGCAGATATTGCTTTCAGAGGCATGTTTTACAACAAA GGAGAAATTTGTGTGGCGAGTTCTCGTGTTTATGTTCAAGAAGGTATTTATGAAAAACTTGTGAAGAAATTGGTAGAGAAGGCAAAAGCAACTGTTGTTGGGGACCCTTTCGACCCTCAAGTTAATCAAGGACCCCAA ACTGATAAGAAGCAATTCGAGAAAATTCTATCTTATATTGAGCATGGAAAGAGAGAAGGAGCTACTTTGCTAACAGGGGGCAAGCATGTCGGCCAGAAAGGATACTACATCGAGCCTACCATATTTACTGATGTTAAT GAAGACATGATCATaacaaaagaagaaatttttggcCCGGTGATGTCGTTGATGAAATTCAA AACAATGGAAGAAGCAATCAAGAGAGCAAACAACACAACTTATGGCCTGGCATCTGGGATTATAACAAAGAACTTGAACGTGGCTAACACCGTGTCGAGATCAATCCGTGCCGGCGTGGTTTGGATCAATTGTTACACTGCATTTGACGTGGATTGCCCCTACGGTGGATACAAGATGAGTGGATTCGGAAGGGATTTTGGACTGGATGCCCTTAATCAGTATCTTCAAATCAAGTCTGTCGTAACTCCCATTCATGATTCTCCGTGGCACTAA